One Dunckerocampus dactyliophorus isolate RoL2022-P2 chromosome 18, RoL_Ddac_1.1, whole genome shotgun sequence genomic region harbors:
- the LOC129171574 gene encoding cyclin-dependent kinase 5 activator 1-like: protein MGTVLSLSPSYRKAALFEDGPATVGHYTAVQNSKNAKDAAAAAAKSLKRPSIISVLPWKRIVAVSAKRKGSKKLQSDSGDGGKGCSPDADAVITSSSASNSLKLKKSQSCANLSSYASSQDPSTTTTTSSHLPTSKTLINVATVAAKKNSLTGSGIQPSTAVGTPKRVIVQASTSELMRSLGEFLCRRCYRLKRLSPTDPVLWLRSVDRSLLLQGWQDQGFITPANVVFLYMLCRDVVSAEVASERELQASLLTCLYLSYSYMGNEISYPLKPFLVEAEKEAFWDRCLEIINRMSGKMLQINTDPHFFTQVFADLKNESKKEEEKTKLFIGLDR from the exons ATGGGTACAGTGCTGTCCCTCTCTCCCAGCTACCGCAAGGCCGCCCTGTTTGAGGACGGCCCGGCTACGGTGGGTCACTACACGGCCGTCCAGAACAGCAAGAATGCCAAGGATGCTGCAGCAGCTGCTGCAAAATCCCTCAAACGTCCCTCCATCATCAGCGTGCTGCCGTGGAAACGTATCGTGGCCGTGTCAGCAAAGAGGAAGGGCTCCAAAAAGCTGCAGTCCGACAGCGGCGATGGCGGGAAAGGATGCTCGCCAGACGCGGACGCCGTCATCACCTCTAGTTCGGCTTCCAACAGCTTGAAGCTGAAGAAGTCGCAGTCCTGCGCAAACCTTTCCTCTTACGCTTCCAGTCAGGATCCCTCGACCACCACAACTACCTCTTCCCACCTCCCCACCTCCAAGACCCTGATTAATGTAGCAACAGTAGCTGCCAAAAAGAATTCCCTAACAGGCTCCGGGATCCAACCTTCGACTGCAGTTGGCACGCCCAAGCGTGTTATAGTTCAG GCCTCCACCAGTGAGCTGATGCGCAGCCTCGGTGAATTCCTGTGCCGCCGTTGTTACCGACTGAAGCGTCTCTCCCCGACCGATCCGGTCCTGTGGCTGCGCAGCGTGGACCGCTCCCTCCTCCTTCAGGGCTGGCAGGACCAGGGCTTCATCACCCCGGCCAACGTGGTCTTCCTCTACATGCTGTGCCGCGACGTGGTCTCCGCCGAGGTGGCGTCGGAGCGCGAGCTGCAGGCGTCGCTGCTCACATGCCTCTACCTGTCTTATTCCTACATGGGCAATGAGATCTCCTACCCACTGAAGCCCTTCTTGGTCGAGGCTGAGAAGGAGGCCTTCTGGGACCGCTGCCTGGAGATCATCAACCGCATGAGCGGCAAGATGCTCCAGATTAACACCGACCCGCACTTCTTCACCCAGGTGTTTGCTGACCTGAAGAATGAGAGCAAGAAAGAAGAGGAGAAGACCAAACTCTTTATAGGCCTCGACCGATAA